The Streptomyces sp. V4I8 genome includes the window CGACACCGCAACGGACCTGTTCCATCGCACGGTCGACCTGATCGCGCCCATCGTGCGGGAGTCGCTCGACCTCATCGACTCCGGCCGGGCCGCCACCCACTGGCAGCCCCAGGACCGCAGCCGCGCGAGCTTCTTCCACAAGCGGTCCCTGGAGGACAGCCGCATCGACTGGAGCTGGCCCGCGGAGCGCCTGGAGCGCCTGGTACGGGCCCAGTCGGACCCGTATCCCAACGCGTACACGTTCCATCGCGGGCAGCGGATCAGGATCGTCTCGGCCGCCGTCTCCGAGGGCCGCTACGGCGGCACGCCGGGCCGCGTCTTCATCCCCGAGGGCGACGGCGTGGTCATCGTGGCGGGCGCGGACGCCCACAGCGGGCGCCACCCCGGGCTGGTCATCCGCAGGCTGCGCACGGACGACGGCACGGAGTACGCGGCGACCGACTACTTCCGCACGATGGGCGGCTATCTCACTGCTCATCCGTGATCGGGCAGGTCAACTACCGCCAGAATCAAAGAAGTTGTCCGAAACGCGTTGCTAAGGCAAGGCTTACCTTGCTTTACTGACGCGCATGTCGAGAAAGCTTCTCAGCACCCTTCTCGCCGTCGGCCTCGCCGCCGCCCTGGCAGCCTGCGGCTCCGTCAAGGACGACTCGAACACCTCCTCCGACGCCTCCGGCGACGCGAAGGCGGACTCCTCGTCCGCCTTCCCGGTGTCCATCAAGCACAAGTTCGGCACCACGAAGATCGCCAAGTCGCCCGAGCGGATCGTGGTGATCGGCAACGGCGGCACCGACGACATCGACGCGCTGTACGCCCTCGGTGTCACGCCGGTCGCCGTCTCCAAGGACGCCCTCAGCAAGGACGGCGTCTACCCCTGGCTGAAGGACAGGATCGACACCGAGAAGACCGAGCTTCTCGACACGCTGACCGCCGTCGACTACGAGAAGGTCGCCTCCCTCCAGCCCGATCTGATCCTCGCCACCTCCGACTTCACGCTGGACAAGGACTACAAGAAGCTCGCCGTGGTGGCACCGACGATCGGCTACGAGACGGCCTGGGGGCAGCAGACCTGGCAGGAGCACGTCCAGGTGGTCGCCAAGGCCGTCGGCAAGGAGGAGCGGGGCGCGCAGGTCATCAAGGAGACCGAGGACAGCATCGCCGCGGTGCGGGAGAAGCACCCGAAGCTGGAAGGCAGGACCTACAGCCTGTCCATCGGCAACACCCCGGCCAAGATCTTCACCATCGCCTCCGAGGACGACTTCGCCGCCAAGCTGATGAGCCAGATCGGAATGGGCCTGACGCCGTCGGTGAAGGACATCAAGACGGTCAACGGCAGCCCGACCGGTGAGCTGTCCTTCGAGCAACTCGACAAGCTCGACGCCGACCTGGTCGTCATCGCCTTCACCACACCGGATCTGAAGAAGGCGTTCGAGTCCAGTGACCTGGTGAAGAACATGTCGGCGGTGAAGGACGACCGGTACGTCGTGACCGACGTCGCGACCATCAGCCAGCTCCGCAGCCCGTCCGCGCTCGGCATCCCGTGGGCGCTGGACAACCTGGAGCCCGGCTTCAAGAAGCTCGACTGACGCCCGAGGGGGGCGAGGGAGGGGCGGGGCGCCTTCGGGCCCCCCGCCCCTCCTTCCTGTTCCTACGTTCCCTGGGCGTCCCGCAGTGCGGAGTCGACCTCGTCCGCCGACATGTCCTCGATCTCCAGGTGGATCGAGGCGACCTGTTCCAGCCGCCCCGCGGTCTGCTCCTCGGCGGCGAGCCGCTTGGCCATGCCGCCGGCCGTGAGGGTCGCGAACAGGGAGCGTACGGACACCTCCGAAGTGTCCAGCGCCTCACGCAGCCGGCCGACGATCACGGTGGCGAGCACCGAGTCCCCGCCGAGGGCGAAGAACCCGTCGTCGAGGCCGACGCGGTCGACGCCGAGGACGTCCTGCCAGACGCGGGCCACGACCGTCTCCAGGGCGGTGCCGGGTGCCCGGTGCTGTTCGGCCTCCGCCATGTGCCACAGCTCCTGTACGGCACGGCGGTCGAGCTTGCCGTTGGAGGTGAGCGGGAGCTCCTCGGCCACGGCGATCCGGGCCGGGACCATGTGCGGCGGCAGCACGGTGCGCGCCCAGTCCCGCAGTTCGCCCTCGGCCGTCCCCGCGTCGGCGGCCACCGCGGCCGCCAGCTGGACGCCCTGCCCCCGGGTGAGCCCGGCGACGGCACGCCGTACGGCCGGATGGCCGGCGAGCGCCGACTCCACCTCGCCCAGCTCGATCCGGAAGCCGCGGAGCTTGACCTGGTGGTCCCGGCGGCCGAGGAACTCAAGCGTGCCGTCCGGCCAGTACCGCGCGAGGTCACCGGTGCGGTACCAGCGCAGCCCGTCCGCCTCGGTGAACTTCTCGGCCGTACGGGAAGGATCGGCCCGGTATCCGAGCGCCACCCCGTCCCCGCCGATCCACAGCTCCCCCGGCACCCAGTCCGGACAGTCCCTCCCGTGGGCGTCGACGACCCGGCACCGGACGTTGCGCAACGGAGTCCCGTACGGCACCGCCCGCCAGTGCGCCGGGACTTGAGCCTCCGTCACCTCACAGACCGTGGAGTGGATGGCGGTCTCCGTCGTCCCGCCCAGACCGGTGAACCGGCAGCCGGGTGCCCGCTCGGCCAGCCGCCCCGGCAGGTCGGTGCCCACCCACTCGCCGCCGAGCAACACCGCCCGCATACCGCTGAGTTCATCGGGGCCGGTAGCGAGCAGCAGCATGTCGAGCAGCGGGGGCACGCAGTTGAGGACCGTCACTCCGTGGGTGCGGACGAGATCGGCCCACTGGCTCGCCTCGCGCCGGTCGTCCTCGTCCACGAGCACGACCGCGCCGCCCGCGCTCAGCAGCCCGAAGATGTCGTAGACGGAGAGGTCGAAGTCCAGGGCGGACAGGGCGAGACACCGGTCCGAAGTACCCACGTCGAAACGGTCGTTGAGGTCGTCGATGGTGTTCATGGCCGCCCGGTGCGGCACTTCGACGCCCTTGGGCTCGCCGGTGGAGCCCGAGGTGAACAGCACATAGGCGGGCCGCTCCTCGTCCACCGTCACCGGATCCGCGAGGGGTGCGGCGCGCAGCGCCTCGGCGACCGGCAGGGCGTCGAGGCCGATGCCCTCGACCGGGCGTCCGTCGGTCAGGACGACTCGGAATCCCGCGGTGGCGCGGATGCGGTCGCGGCGGGCGGGCGGCTGCTCGACGCCGATCGGCACGTACGCGGCGCCCGCGGCCAGCACCCCCAGGACGGCGGTGATCTGGCCGGGCCCCTTGGGCAGGCTCACCGCGACCGTGTCACCGGCCCGCACACCACGTTCCACCAGCGCGGCGGCCGTGCGCAGTGCGCGATCGGCCAACTCGCCGTAGGAGAAGGTCCCTTCGGTGCCCCACAGCAGGGCGGCGGCCTTCGGCTGCCGGGTGGCGCGCTCGAAGAAGCCCTGGTGCAGCAGCCGGTGGCTGCGCGGGCCCTCGGTGGAGTTCACCTTGGCACGCACCGCCGACTGCTCGGCGGGAAGCAGGGCGGGCAACGGCCGTTCCCAGACCGTGTCGTCGGTGCCGAGCCGGGTGACGAGGCCGTGGAAGGCGGCGAACATCGCGTCGACCAAGCCGGCCGGGAAGGCGTCCTCGCGGACGTCCCAGTTGACCAGCAGTCCGCCGTCGACCTCGGTCACCTGGGCGTCCAGGAGCACCTGCGGTCCCTGCGAGATGATCCAGACGGGCTTGCCGAAGGAGTGCCGTACACCCGCGTCGAAGAGCTCACCGAGGTTGAGGGCGCTCGTGAACACCACAGGCGCCAGGACCTGTTCGCCGTTGTGCCGGGACAGGTCCCGCAGGACTTCGACGCCGGAGGAGTCGGAATGCGCCGCGTCGGTGTGCATACGGTCCTGCAGGCGCCGTGCGTGCTCGGTGAACGAGCCCGGCCCGGCCAGGTCGACGTCGAGCAGCACCGAGCTGGTGAAGTCGCCGACGAGCAGGTCGACGTCGGGGTGGGAGCCCCTGCGGTCGAACATCGGCACGTTCAGCAGGAAGCGCGGCTGTCCGCTCCAGGCGGCCAGGACCTCCGAGAAGGCGGTCGCCACCGCCATGGCCGGGGTCAGCCCGTGCTGGTGGGCGCGGGCGGTCAGCCGCCGCTTCTCCTCCGGCGGCAGCCAGTGGTGGCGGCGGGTCACCCGGGTCGGGTCGGCGCGCTCCGCCTCGGGGACGAGCGGGAGTTCGGGCGCGCTGGGCAGCTCGGGGATCCTCCGCTGCCACCACTGCTGTGCCTGGTCCCGGCTCAGCCGCCGTACGTCCGTGCGCTCGGCGAGGTACTCCGGATAGCTGGTGCGGATGGGCGGGAGCGGTGTGCCGGGGTCCTCGTAGAGCTTGGCGAGGTCGGAGAGCAGGACGCGGTAGCTGAGCGCGTCGGCGGCGAGCATGTCGACGTCCACGTGGAGCCGGCTCGCACCGTCCGGCAGCAGCGACAGCTGCACGGAGAAGACCTGACCGGCCGCGATGTCCAGTCGAGCGTGCGAGGAGGAGTGCCGGACGTCCTTCAGCCGGGCCTCCACTGTGCGGGCGTCCAGCGTCCGCAGGTCGTGGACGACGGTCGCGGGCCGGGTGAGGCCGGGCAGGATCTGCTGGCGGCCGTCGTCGGTGAAGCGGGCGCGCAGCATTCCATGGCGGGCCGCGAGGGCGCGTACGGCCGTGTCGAGCCGGCCGGGGTCGACGCCGGAGCCGTC containing:
- a CDS encoding amino acid adenylation domain-containing protein translates to MTQHHPTADELLRSVTDTFGSEEPPSEDDSLIAWGLDSITLMKIAGGWRKQGVRVSFAELAKEPTLRAWRELLETHVPAAAQPAERTPALPPPAPEPRESFPLAVMQHAYWIGRGDETTLGSVAAHLYVEFDGSGVDPGRLDTAVRALAARHGMLRARFTDDGRQQILPGLTRPATVVHDLRTLDARTVEARLKDVRHSSSHARLDIAAGQVFSVQLSLLPDGASRLHVDVDMLAADALSYRVLLSDLAKLYEDPGTPLPPIRTSYPEYLAERTDVRRLSRDQAQQWWQRRIPELPSAPELPLVPEAERADPTRVTRRHHWLPPEEKRRLTARAHQHGLTPAMAVATAFSEVLAAWSGQPRFLLNVPMFDRRGSHPDVDLLVGDFTSSVLLDVDLAGPGSFTEHARRLQDRMHTDAAHSDSSGVEVLRDLSRHNGEQVLAPVVFTSALNLGELFDAGVRHSFGKPVWIISQGPQVLLDAQVTEVDGGLLVNWDVREDAFPAGLVDAMFAAFHGLVTRLGTDDTVWERPLPALLPAEQSAVRAKVNSTEGPRSHRLLHQGFFERATRQPKAAALLWGTEGTFSYGELADRALRTAAALVERGVRAGDTVAVSLPKGPGQITAVLGVLAAGAAYVPIGVEQPPARRDRIRATAGFRVVLTDGRPVEGIGLDALPVAEALRAAPLADPVTVDEERPAYVLFTSGSTGEPKGVEVPHRAAMNTIDDLNDRFDVGTSDRCLALSALDFDLSVYDIFGLLSAGGAVVLVDEDDRREASQWADLVRTHGVTVLNCVPPLLDMLLLATGPDELSGMRAVLLGGEWVGTDLPGRLAERAPGCRFTGLGGTTETAIHSTVCEVTEAQVPAHWRAVPYGTPLRNVRCRVVDAHGRDCPDWVPGELWIGGDGVALGYRADPSRTAEKFTEADGLRWYRTGDLARYWPDGTLEFLGRRDHQVKLRGFRIELGEVESALAGHPAVRRAVAGLTRGQGVQLAAAVAADAGTAEGELRDWARTVLPPHMVPARIAVAEELPLTSNGKLDRRAVQELWHMAEAEQHRAPGTALETVVARVWQDVLGVDRVGLDDGFFALGGDSVLATVIVGRLREALDTSEVSVRSLFATLTAGGMAKRLAAEEQTAGRLEQVASIHLEIEDMSADEVDSALRDAQGT
- a CDS encoding methionyl-tRNA formyltransferase; amino-acid sequence: MRVAMFGYQTWGHRTLQALLDSDHEVVLVVTHPKSDHAYEKIWGDSVAELAEKNDVPVLLRNRPDDPELLAAVREARPDILVANNWRTWLPPELFDLPPHGTLNVHDSLLPSYAGFSPIIWALINGEERVGVTAHRMNAELDAGDILVQRSVAVGPTDTATDLFHRTVDLIAPIVRESLDLIDSGRAATHWQPQDRSRASFFHKRSLEDSRIDWSWPAERLERLVRAQSDPYPNAYTFHRGQRIRIVSAAVSEGRYGGTPGRVFIPEGDGVVIVAGADAHSGRHPGLVIRRLRTDDGTEYAATDYFRTMGGYLTAHP
- a CDS encoding iron-siderophore ABC transporter substrate-binding protein; this encodes MSRKLLSTLLAVGLAAALAACGSVKDDSNTSSDASGDAKADSSSAFPVSIKHKFGTTKIAKSPERIVVIGNGGTDDIDALYALGVTPVAVSKDALSKDGVYPWLKDRIDTEKTELLDTLTAVDYEKVASLQPDLILATSDFTLDKDYKKLAVVAPTIGYETAWGQQTWQEHVQVVAKAVGKEERGAQVIKETEDSIAAVREKHPKLEGRTYSLSIGNTPAKIFTIASEDDFAAKLMSQIGMGLTPSVKDIKTVNGSPTGELSFEQLDKLDADLVVIAFTTPDLKKAFESSDLVKNMSAVKDDRYVVTDVATISQLRSPSALGIPWALDNLEPGFKKLD